The proteins below are encoded in one region of Triticum aestivum cultivar Chinese Spring chromosome 1B, IWGSC CS RefSeq v2.1, whole genome shotgun sequence:
- the LOC123102205 gene encoding uncharacterized protein encodes MATAWDVVAAGWVVTVAGWLATPLITLLLPKILSYFGFDASKKLQELKIHTIPELKKTLQALDQERMMQGGKRVKTDLDALDMMAAMLRHALEDAEDIFDDAQHRVDDTSGLFGPLVARSVPPSSVLARSKKHPVRLNLSICSVYGLHPLFPFNPSVEPDPVNTSATSSDDETVSVTTGAVASGKPDLVTASAAGSDDEITHVTIGAAAFDKPDPVTVSAAVSDDEIVPVTTGVAASDKPDLVTPSATVSDDEIIPVTTSDAASDKPDLVIASVAVADDEIVPLTVCPTLSHAEIVPVSTGDVASYNLDPVTTAAEASDDEIVLVTTPSDSLSRRWLSFLCSSFDFFKNSCASLYSWLARVFEAACFYRDWSYQVVGIKKCQERSMMRAVIEDDLMRLSQEELILNETFSFTALLHSDIIYKVHSGDGSTNIAENIYENSRSKSNDSFITTRDNNTLEADLHHEMPASEGGGGESDPWDTNLFYNMNLQQQEPQDVDPSRAAANTNSSTGMNEEGER; translated from the exons ATGGCCACTGCGTGGGATGTTGTCGCTGCTGGCTGGGTCGTAACCGTAGCTGGATGGTTGGCGACTCCCCTCATCACCTTGCTCCTGCCCAAGATCCTCTCCTACTTCGGCTTCGACGCGTCCAAGAAGCTCCAGGAGCTAAAGATCCACACCATCCCGGAGCTGAAGAAGACGCTGCAGGCCTTGGATCAGGAGAGGATGATGCAGGGAGGAAAGAGGGTGAAAACCGATTTGGACGCCCTCGACATGATGGCGGCCATGCTGAGGCATGCTCTCGAGGACGCCGAAGACATCTTCGACGATGCTCAGCACAG GGTGGACGACACGAGCGGGCTTTTTGGCCCGCTCGTGGCCCGCTCGGTCCCGCCCAGCTCGGTCCTGGCCCGCTCGAAAAAACACCCGGTCCG TCTAAATCTCTCTATTTGTTCTGTATATGGACTCCACCCGTTGTTTCCTTTTAATC CCTCAGTGGAGCCCGATCCAGTGAATACTAGTGCTACCAGCTCTGACGATGAGACTGTTTCGGTGACTACCGGTGCTGTGGCCTCAGGTAAGCCTGATCTGGTGACTGCCAGTGCTGCGGGCTCAGACGATGAGATCACTCATGTGACTATTGGTGCTGCAGCTTTCGACAAGCCTGATCCGGTGACTGTCAGTGCGGCGGTCTCAGACGATGAGATCGTTCCGGTGACTACTGGTGTCGCAGCCTCCGACAAGCCTGATCTGGTGACTCCCAGTGCTACGGTCTCAGACGATGAGATCATTCCGGTGACTACTAGTGATGCAGCCTCGGACAAGCCTGATCTGGTGATTGCCAGTGTTGCGGTCGCAGACGATGAGATCGTTCCGTTGACTGTATGTCCTACGCTCTCACACGCTGAGATCGTTCCGGTGAGTACCGGTGATGTGGCCTCCTATAATCTTGACCCGGTAActaccgctgctgaggcctctgacGATGAGATCGTTCTCGTGACTACACCCTCAGATTCCTTGTCGAGGCGGTGGCTCTCTTTCTTGTGCAGCTCGTTCGACTTCTTCAAGAACTCTTGTGCATCACTATACAGCTGGTTAGCTCGTGTGTTTGAGGCTGCTTGCTTTTACAGAGACTGGTCATATCAAGTGGTCGGCATCAAAAAATGCCAG GAGAGGAGCATGATGAGGGCAGTAATTGAAGACGATCTAATGAGATTGTCACAGGAAGAACTCATACTAAAT GAAACATTTTCTTTCACTGCGCTCCTTCATTCCGACATTATATACAAG GTACATTCAGGGGATGGATCTACGAACATTGCCGAAAATATCTACGAAAACTCCAGGAGCAAATCAAATGACAGTTTCATCACAACAAGAGATAACAAT ACACTCGAAGCAGACTTGCATCACGAAATGCCAGCGAGTGAAGGTGGGGGAGGAGAATCCGATCCCTGGGACACAAATCTGTTCTACAACATGAATCTGCAACAG CAGGAGCCTCAAGATGTTGATCCCAGCAGAGCAGCGGCTAACACGAACTCAAGCACAGGCATGAATGAAGAAGGAGAAAGATAA